A part of Oceanidesulfovibrio indonesiensis genomic DNA contains:
- a CDS encoding ZIP family metal transporter, translating into MTSLVWVIVLTTLAGAAMPLGAFAGKIEHFQPRWLEEEFRHGVIAFGGGILLAAVCFALVPEGLVRIANWAALAWFFAGGVSFMLLDVVLAKFDTPASQLTAMLADFAPEAIALGAALAIGDSLGPLLAMLIALQNLPEGFNAYRELLAAGKLGSNRIVLFMTLLVPVGPLCGVLGYMFLYDQPAIVGALMLFAGGGILYLIFEDIAPQAVLKQKWLPPLGAVVGFSFGMGCHMLAG; encoded by the coding sequence ATGACGTCTCTTGTCTGGGTCATCGTCCTGACCACTCTGGCCGGGGCGGCAATGCCGTTGGGCGCATTCGCGGGGAAGATCGAACACTTCCAGCCGCGGTGGCTCGAAGAGGAATTCCGCCACGGGGTCATCGCTTTCGGCGGCGGGATTCTCCTTGCCGCCGTTTGTTTTGCTCTCGTCCCGGAAGGGCTGGTGCGCATTGCGAACTGGGCGGCTCTGGCCTGGTTTTTCGCCGGCGGCGTATCGTTCATGCTCCTGGATGTGGTGCTCGCCAAATTCGATACGCCGGCATCCCAGCTGACAGCCATGCTGGCGGACTTTGCGCCGGAGGCCATCGCCCTGGGGGCGGCGCTGGCCATCGGCGATTCACTCGGGCCACTGCTCGCCATGCTCATCGCTCTGCAGAACCTGCCCGAGGGGTTCAACGCCTATCGCGAGTTGCTTGCCGCCGGCAAACTGGGCTCCAACCGAATCGTCCTGTTCATGACCCTTCTCGTACCGGTGGGGCCGCTGTGCGGCGTGCTGGGATACATGTTTCTCTATGACCAGCCAGCGATAGTCGGCGCTTTGATGCTCTTCGCAGGGGGCGGCATCTTGTACCTCATATTCGAGGATATCGCTCCGCAGGCCGTGCTGAAGCAAAAATGGCTGCCGCCGCTGGGGGCGGTGGTGGGATTCTCGTTCGGCATGGGGTGCCACATGCTTGCAGGTTAA
- a CDS encoding hydrogenase small subunit translates to MKLYVGLGRDGAEERLERRGVTRRDFMKFCTAIAAAMGMGPAFAPKVAEALTSKKRPSVVYLHNAECTGCSEAVLRTTDPFIDELILDTISMDYHETLMAGAGDAVEEALHEAIKHDFICVIEGGIPTKDNGIHGKIAGHTMLEMCSEIAPKAQAVISIGNCACFGGVQAASPNPTETKGVKEALGVNPINLAGCPPNPINFVGTVVHYLTKGLPELDGLNRPVLFYGETVHDNCPRLKNFENGEFATSFGSEEAKKGYCLYELGCKGPMTYNNCPKVLFNQTNWPVQAGHPCIGCSEPNFWDQMSPFYEM, encoded by the coding sequence ATGAAATTGTACGTTGGTCTCGGACGAGATGGTGCAGAGGAACGCCTCGAGCGAAGGGGTGTCACTCGCCGTGACTTCATGAAGTTCTGCACGGCGATTGCAGCGGCCATGGGCATGGGTCCCGCCTTTGCGCCCAAAGTCGCCGAAGCCTTGACTTCCAAGAAGAGACCCTCCGTGGTCTACCTGCACAACGCCGAGTGCACGGGTTGTTCGGAAGCCGTACTCCGGACCACGGATCCTTTCATCGACGAACTGATCCTCGACACGATTTCGATGGATTACCACGAGACGTTGATGGCCGGCGCCGGCGACGCTGTCGAGGAAGCACTGCATGAGGCCATCAAGCACGACTTCATTTGTGTGATCGAAGGCGGCATTCCCACCAAGGACAATGGCATCCACGGCAAGATCGCCGGCCACACCATGCTGGAAATGTGCTCTGAAATCGCTCCGAAAGCGCAAGCTGTCATCTCCATCGGCAACTGCGCCTGCTTCGGCGGCGTACAGGCCGCTTCTCCCAACCCCACCGAAACCAAGGGCGTCAAGGAAGCGCTGGGCGTCAACCCCATCAACCTCGCCGGCTGCCCGCCGAACCCGATCAACTTCGTGGGCACTGTGGTCCATTACCTGACCAAGGGCCTGCCCGAGCTCGACGGCCTGAACCGCCCTGTGCTGTTCTACGGCGAGACCGTGCACGACAACTGCCCGCGCCTGAAGAACTTCGAGAATGGCGAGTTCGCCACGTCCTTTGGTTCCGAGGAAGCGAAGAAGGGCTACTGCCTCTATGAACTGGGCTGCAAGGGTCCCATGACCTACAACAACTGCCCCAAGGTCCTCTTCAACCAGACCAACTGGCCCGTGCAAGCCGGTCACCCCTGCATCGGCTGCTCCGAGCCCAACTTCTGGGATCAGATGTCCCCCTTCTACGAAATGTAG
- a CDS encoding nickel-dependent hydrogenase large subunit — MATPQSSHTGKVVIDPVTRIEGHLRIEVEVENGKIKNAWSSSQLFRGLEIILKGRDPRDAQHFTQRSCGVCTYVHALASTRCVDNAIGVKIPENATIMRNLVLASQFLHDHIVHFYHLHALDWVDVTNALKADPQQAAKIANDISPRPTKAEDLKAVQEKLQAFVDSGQLGIFTNAYFLGGHDAYYLPPEVDLIATAHYLEALRLQVKAARAMAIFGAKNPHTQFTVAGGCTNYDALRPERIAEFMSLFKETKKFIDEVYIPDLLAVASYYKDWAGIGGTTNFMSFGEFPTDEYDLDSRYIPQGVLFDRDLSKPEDFNPDEIMEHVRYSWYEGADARHPYNGVTEPKYTDMHGDDRYSWMKAPRYKGKSIEVGPLATMLVGYAKGHPEIKKTVDMVLGHLGVGPEALFSTLGRTAGRGIETVVIANQIESWVNKLQDNVASGNDDLYTEWEWPKEAEGVGFVNAPRGGLSHWIKMKDAKIENFQLVVPSTWNLGPRGNEGDLSPVEEALIGTPIADPKRPVEVLRTVHSYDPCIACGVHIIDPESNETYKFKVL; from the coding sequence ATGGCGACCCCTCAGAGCAGTCATACCGGGAAGGTGGTCATTGACCCGGTCACCCGTATCGAGGGTCACCTCCGCATCGAGGTGGAGGTCGAGAACGGTAAAATCAAGAATGCGTGGTCCAGTTCCCAGCTCTTCCGTGGTCTCGAGATCATCCTGAAGGGCCGTGATCCGCGCGATGCGCAGCACTTCACCCAGCGTTCCTGCGGCGTTTGCACCTACGTGCACGCTCTGGCGTCCACCCGCTGCGTGGACAACGCCATCGGCGTGAAAATCCCCGAGAACGCCACGATCATGCGCAACCTCGTGCTGGCTTCACAGTTCCTGCACGACCATATCGTCCACTTCTATCATCTCCACGCCCTTGACTGGGTGGATGTCACCAACGCGCTCAAAGCCGACCCGCAACAGGCCGCCAAGATCGCCAACGACATCTCCCCCCGGCCCACCAAGGCCGAGGACCTCAAGGCCGTTCAGGAGAAGCTGCAGGCTTTCGTTGACAGCGGACAGCTCGGCATCTTCACCAACGCCTACTTCCTTGGCGGACACGACGCCTACTACCTGCCGCCCGAGGTTGACCTCATCGCCACCGCCCATTACCTCGAGGCCCTCCGCCTCCAGGTCAAGGCGGCTCGCGCCATGGCCATCTTCGGCGCCAAGAACCCGCACACCCAGTTCACCGTGGCCGGCGGCTGCACCAACTACGACGCCCTGCGCCCCGAGCGCATCGCCGAGTTCATGTCCCTGTTCAAGGAGACCAAGAAGTTCATCGACGAGGTCTACATTCCGGACCTGCTCGCCGTGGCTTCCTACTACAAGGACTGGGCCGGCATCGGCGGAACCACCAACTTCATGAGCTTCGGCGAATTCCCCACGGACGAGTACGATCTCGACAGCCGCTACATCCCGCAGGGTGTGCTCTTCGATCGCGATCTGTCCAAGCCCGAGGACTTCAATCCCGACGAGATCATGGAGCACGTGCGCTACAGCTGGTACGAAGGCGCCGACGCACGCCACCCCTACAACGGCGTGACCGAGCCCAAGTACACCGACATGCACGGTGACGACCGCTACTCCTGGATGAAAGCTCCCCGCTACAAAGGCAAGTCCATCGAGGTCGGTCCCCTGGCCACCATGCTCGTGGGCTATGCCAAGGGTCATCCTGAAATCAAGAAGACCGTGGATATGGTCCTCGGCCACCTTGGCGTCGGACCCGAGGCCCTCTTCTCCACCCTGGGCCGCACTGCTGGCCGCGGCATCGAGACCGTGGTCATCGCCAACCAGATCGAAAGCTGGGTCAACAAGCTGCAGGACAACGTCGCCTCCGGCAACGACGACCTGTACACCGAGTGGGAATGGCCCAAGGAAGCCGAGGGCGTGGGCTTTGTCAACGCACCCCGCGGCGGCCTGAGCCACTGGATCAAGATGAAGGACGCCAAGATCGAGAACTTCCAGCTCGTGGTGCCCTCCACCTGGAACCTTGGCCCCCGCGGCAACGAAGGCGACCTGAGCCCGGTCGAGGAAGCCCTCATCGGCACTCCCATCGCCGATCCCAAGCGCCCCGTGGAAGTGCTCCGCACCGTCCACTCCTACGACCCCTGCATCGCCTGCGGCGTGCACATCATCGATCCCGAGTCCAACGAGACCTACAAGTTCAAGGTCCTGTAA
- a CDS encoding HyaD/HybD family hydrogenase maturation endopeptidase yields the protein MADNTSNDTRILVLGVGNILFTDEGIGVRLVEKLQEEFVASPNVELMDGGTLGTKLMDFIMNCDMLVVVDAVLGKGEPGSIYRYEGDELRKSLAFKNSLHQTDLVDTLVMCDLAGHRPNAVVIGMEPEDYHTMNVELSATAKSRQDALAQVVIEEVEKHGGSFTRRNT from the coding sequence ATGGCCGACAATACATCGAACGACACCAGAATACTCGTCCTCGGCGTGGGCAACATCCTGTTTACCGATGAGGGCATCGGCGTGCGTCTCGTGGAAAAACTCCAGGAAGAGTTCGTAGCCTCGCCCAATGTGGAGCTCATGGACGGCGGCACCCTCGGCACCAAGCTCATGGACTTCATCATGAACTGCGACATGCTCGTGGTGGTCGACGCCGTGCTCGGCAAGGGCGAGCCAGGCTCCATCTACCGCTACGAAGGCGACGAGCTGCGAAAATCCCTGGCTTTCAAAAACTCCTTGCACCAGACAGACCTCGTGGATACCCTCGTCATGTGCGATCTGGCAGGCCACAGACCCAATGCCGTGGTCATCGGCATGGAGCCGGAGGACTACCACACCATGAACGTGGAGCTCTCCGCCACGGCCAAGAGCCGCCAGGACGCCCTGGCACAGGTTGTCATCGAGGAAGTCGAAAAACACGGCGGGTCATTCACCCGTCGTAATACATAG
- a CDS encoding HypC/HybG/HupF family hydrogenase formation chaperone produces the protein MCLAIPAKIEDIQEGVANCRIGNSETFIKVSLMLMDGEVQPGDYLIVHAGFAIRKLDEQEALETLQILRDMVEVQSGEKAGF, from the coding sequence ATGTGTCTGGCAATTCCCGCTAAGATCGAAGATATTCAGGAAGGCGTGGCCAACTGCCGCATCGGCAACAGCGAGACCTTCATCAAGGTCTCCCTCATGCTCATGGACGGCGAGGTACAGCCCGGAGACTACCTCATCGTCCACGCCGGTTTCGCCATCCGCAAGCTCGACGAACAGGAAGCGCTGGAAACATTGCAGATCCTGCGCGACATGGTCGAGGTGCAGTCCGGTGAAAAAGCCGGATTCTGA
- a CDS encoding gamma-glutamylcyclotransferase family protein, whose amino-acid sequence MSHHPSSNESALRVFVYGTLKHGYGNHFRLCLEYLQRIPGLVRGRVVDRPEGFPTLFVPMTDILAAGTPDMHADCRLTDTPAFQEVPAGNPADVHCPPPPAPWRYVAGEIYTFGDGTRRLRELDMLEDFIPNEPSMYCRVVLRVHTSQGTLPCWAYISPHSARFEAEHAGSP is encoded by the coding sequence ATGTCCCACCATCCGTCGTCGAATGAGTCCGCGCTGCGGGTGTTCGTCTATGGCACGCTCAAGCACGGATACGGCAACCATTTCCGCCTCTGTCTGGAATACCTGCAGCGCATTCCCGGTCTGGTCCGTGGCCGCGTGGTGGACAGGCCGGAAGGCTTTCCTACGCTCTTCGTCCCGATGACTGACATCCTCGCCGCAGGCACACCGGATATGCACGCCGACTGCCGACTTACCGACACCCCCGCATTCCAGGAAGTCCCGGCCGGCAACCCTGCGGATGTCCATTGCCCACCACCTCCAGCGCCCTGGCGTTACGTAGCGGGTGAAATTTACACGTTTGGAGATGGCACGAGACGTCTTCGCGAGTTGGACATGCTCGAAGACTTCATACCGAACGAACCGTCCATGTACTGTCGCGTCGTGCTTCGCGTACACACCAGCCAGGGGACGTTACCGTGCTGGGCGTACATATCCCCCCACTCGGCCCGCTTCGAGGCCGAACACGCAGGCTCGCCATGA
- a CDS encoding PLP-dependent aminotransferase family protein: MTESNSSFWAASRLAAVRPSFIREILKVTEDPSVISFAGGLPNPDLFPLEALGEATAKVLKDEGTQALQYSTTEGYLPLREWIAARYAGRGVEVSPDQILITTGSQQGLDLIGKCFVDGGEPVLLERPGYLGAIQAFALMEPRFCTVPLAKDGPELEPLRQVLAEDEPTVFYAVPNFQNPSGVCWSGAKRAAAVEMLEKSKTLFVEDDPYGELRFAGVSHPPVSSGLEPNRRILLGSFSKVASPGLRVGWLVAGPQLRRHLVTAKQAADLHTSTFNQRILARYLADNDLDAHIATIRDAYGRHAAVMIRTMEEHFPDEVDFTKPEGGMFLWVTLPEGCSAMALFEKAIEAKVAFVPGAPFYVDGSGDNTLRVNFSNANEMMIEEGIRRLADCLKSYLAICRPQP, translated from the coding sequence ATGACCGAATCGAACTCTTCTTTCTGGGCAGCGTCCAGGCTCGCCGCAGTGCGGCCTTCATTCATCCGCGAGATACTCAAGGTCACGGAGGACCCCTCCGTCATCTCCTTTGCCGGCGGTCTGCCCAACCCGGACCTGTTTCCACTGGAAGCGCTCGGCGAAGCAACTGCCAAAGTCCTTAAAGATGAAGGTACGCAGGCTCTTCAATATTCCACCACCGAGGGGTACCTGCCTCTGCGCGAGTGGATTGCAGCGCGGTACGCGGGCCGCGGCGTGGAAGTCTCCCCGGACCAGATTCTTATCACCACCGGCTCGCAACAGGGACTCGACCTCATCGGCAAGTGTTTTGTCGACGGCGGCGAGCCCGTGCTGCTGGAGCGGCCCGGCTACCTCGGAGCAATCCAGGCCTTCGCTCTCATGGAGCCGCGCTTCTGCACCGTGCCGCTCGCCAAGGACGGCCCTGAGCTGGAACCACTCCGCCAAGTCCTGGCAGAAGACGAGCCCACGGTGTTCTACGCAGTGCCCAACTTCCAGAACCCTTCGGGTGTGTGCTGGTCAGGTGCAAAGCGCGCCGCCGCCGTTGAAATGCTGGAAAAGTCCAAAACCCTGTTCGTGGAGGACGACCCCTACGGCGAGCTCCGTTTCGCCGGAGTTTCGCACCCGCCCGTTTCCTCGGGGCTGGAACCGAACCGCCGCATCTTGCTCGGCTCCTTCTCCAAGGTCGCGTCGCCGGGTCTGCGCGTGGGCTGGCTTGTTGCCGGCCCGCAACTGCGGCGCCACCTCGTCACGGCCAAGCAGGCCGCGGACCTGCACACCTCCACGTTCAACCAGCGAATCCTCGCCCGCTACCTGGCGGACAACGACCTGGACGCGCACATCGCCACCATCCGCGATGCATACGGCCGCCATGCCGCGGTCATGATCCGGACTATGGAAGAACACTTCCCGGACGAAGTGGACTTCACAAAGCCGGAAGGCGGCATGTTCCTCTGGGTTACGCTACCGGAAGGCTGCTCGGCCATGGCGCTGTTCGAGAAGGCCATCGAGGCCAAAGTCGCGTTCGTGCCGGGTGCGCCCTTCTACGTGGACGGCAGCGGCGACAACACCCTGCGGGTGAATTTTTCCAATGCGAACGAGATGATGATCGAGGAAGGCATCCGCCGTCTGGCAGACTGCCTGAAATCCTATCTTGCCATATGCCGGCCGCAGCCTTGA